The Anolis sagrei isolate rAnoSag1 chromosome Y, rAnoSag1.mat, whole genome shotgun sequence genome contains a region encoding:
- the LOC137095069 gene encoding YTH domain-containing family protein 2-like isoform X2 has product MSASSLLEQRPKGQGTKVQNGSVHQKDGLNDDDIEPYLSPQARSNNAYTAMSDSYLPNYYSPSIGFSYSLGEAAWSTGSDPPMPYLTSYGQLSNGEHHFLPEGMFGQPGALGSTPFIGQHGFNFFPSGIDFSAWGSNSSQGQSTQSSGYSSNYAYAPSSLGGAMIDGQSAFSSETLNKAPGMNTVDQGMTALKLGSTDVASNVPKVVGSAVGSGSIAGNIVASNSLPPATIAPPKPASWADIASKPAKQQPKLKTKNGIAGSNLPPPPIKHNMDIGTWDNKGPVAKNPSQALVQNIGQPPAQISPQPLGQQMSNSPSAVQPSTGQPPQPLPPPQTPQPTQLPVQQHAAQPARWVAPRNRGNGFGQNGVDGTTVGQSQATSGSTPREPHPVLEKLRSINNYNPKDFDWNPKHGRVFIIKSYSEDDIHRSIKYNIWCSTEHGNKRLDAAYRSMNGKSPVYLLFSVNGSGHFCGVAEMKSAVDYNTCAGVWSQDKWKGRFDVRWVFVKDVPNSQLRHIRLENNENKPVTNSRDTQEVPLEKAKQVLKIIATYKHTTSIFDDFSHYEKRQEEEENVKKERQGRVK; this is encoded by the coding sequence AACAACGCATACACTGCAATGTCGGATTCCTACCTGCCGAATTACTACAGCCCATCCATTGGATTCTCCTACTCCTTAGGTGAAGCAGCATGGTCTACTGGGAGTGACCCACCCATGCCCTATTTGACATCTTATGGACAACTAAGCAATGGAGAGCATCATTTTCTCCCCGAGGGCATGTTTGGACAGCCAGGGGCTCTTGGAAGTACACCCTTTATTGGACAGCATGGCTTTAACTTTTTTCCAAGTGGGATTGACTTCTCTGCTTGGGGCAGTAACAGTTCTCAGGGGCAATCAACTCAAAGTTCTGGCTATAGCAGTAACTATGCTTATGCACCAAGCTCATTGGGTGGAGCCATGATTGATGGGCAATCTGCTTTTTCCAGTGAGACCCTGAATAAAGCACCGGGCATGAATACCGTAGACCAAGGGATGACAGCCTTGAAGCTAGGCAGCACCGATGTAGCAAGCAATGTCCCAAAAGTTGTTGGCTCCGCTGTTGGCAGTGGATCAATTGCTGGTAACATTGTGGCTTCTAACAGTTTGCCCCCTGCTACAATTGCTCCTCCCAAACCAGCATCCTGGGCTGATATTGccagcaagcctgcaaaacaGCAGCCCAAGCTGAAGACTAAGAATGGCATTGCAGGATCAAATCTTCCACCACCACCCATAAAACATAACATGGATATTGGAACTTGGGATAACAAAGGGCCAGTGGCAAAAAATCCTTCCCAGGCTTTAGTTCAGAATATTGGCCAGCCCCCAGCCCAGATATCTCCCCAACCATTGGGTCAGCAGATGAGTAACAGCCCATCAGCTGTGCAGCCTTCGACTGGACAACCACCTCAACCTTTGCCACCACCACAGACCCCACAACCCACTCAGCTGCCAGTTCAGCAACATGCAGCTCAGCCAGCTCGCTGGGTTGCACCTCGTAACCGTGGAAATGGGTTTGGCCAAAATGGAGTGGATGGTACTACAGTTGGACAGTCTCAGGCTACTTCTGGTTCTACCCCTCGAGAGCCACATCCAGTCTTGGAGAAGTTGAGATCCATCAACAATTACAATCCTAAGGATTTTGACTGGAACCCAAAACATGGCCGGGTTTTCATCATTAAGAGTTATTCTGAAGATGATATCCACCGTTCCATTAAATATAACATCTGGTGCAGTACAGAGCATGGCAATAAGAGACTGGATGCTGCTTACCGCTCAATGAATGGTAAAAGTCCTGTTTACTTACTGTTCAGTGTCAATGGCAGTGGTCATTTCTGCGGAGTTGCAGAAATGAAGTCTGCTGTGGACTACAACACATGTGCAGGTGTGTGGTCCCAGGACAAATGGAAGGGACGCTTTGATGTAAGGTGGGTTTTTGTGAAGGACGTTCCCAATAGCCAACTGCGGCACATTCGCCTAGAGAACAATGAGAATAAACCAGTTACCAACTCCAGGGACACTCAAGAGGTGCCTCTGGAAAAGGCCAAGCAGGTGTTGAAAATCATTGCTACCTACAAGCACACCACTTCTATCTTTGATGACTTCTCACACTATGAAAAacgccaggaggaggaagaaaatgtgaAAAAG
- the LOC137095069 gene encoding YTH domain-containing family protein 2-like isoform X3 — translation MSDSYLPNYYSPSIGFSYSLGEAAWSTGSDPPMPYLTSYGQLSNGEHHFLPEGMFGQPGALGSTPFIGQHGFNFFPSGIDFSAWGSNSSQGQSTQSSGYSSNYAYAPSSLGGAMIDGQSAFSSETLNKAPGMNTVDQGMTALKLGSTDVASNVPKVVGSAVGSGSIAGNIVASNSLPPATIAPPKPASWADIASKPAKQQPKLKTKNGIAGSNLPPPPIKHNMDIGTWDNKGPVAKNPSQALVQNIGQPPAQISPQPLGQQMSNSPSAVQPSTGQPPQPLPPPQTPQPTQLPVQQHAAQPARWVAPRNRGNGFGQNGVDGTTVGQSQATSGSTPREPHPVLEKLRSINNYNPKDFDWNPKHGRVFIIKSYSEDDIHRSIKYNIWCSTEHGNKRLDAAYRSMNGKSPVYLLFSVNGSGHFCGVAEMKSAVDYNTCAGVWSQDKWKGRFDVRWVFVKDVPNSQLRHIRLENNENKPVTNSRDTQEVPLEKAKQVLKIIATYKHTTSIFDDFSHYEKRQEEEENVKKAQALHMCEFTEHHSKKDSHRSAKAVSNNNWIFPPKLQQRCCVLDIFQKGKHIQ, via the coding sequence ATGTCGGATTCCTACCTGCCGAATTACTACAGCCCATCCATTGGATTCTCCTACTCCTTAGGTGAAGCAGCATGGTCTACTGGGAGTGACCCACCCATGCCCTATTTGACATCTTATGGACAACTAAGCAATGGAGAGCATCATTTTCTCCCCGAGGGCATGTTTGGACAGCCAGGGGCTCTTGGAAGTACACCCTTTATTGGACAGCATGGCTTTAACTTTTTTCCAAGTGGGATTGACTTCTCTGCTTGGGGCAGTAACAGTTCTCAGGGGCAATCAACTCAAAGTTCTGGCTATAGCAGTAACTATGCTTATGCACCAAGCTCATTGGGTGGAGCCATGATTGATGGGCAATCTGCTTTTTCCAGTGAGACCCTGAATAAAGCACCGGGCATGAATACCGTAGACCAAGGGATGACAGCCTTGAAGCTAGGCAGCACCGATGTAGCAAGCAATGTCCCAAAAGTTGTTGGCTCCGCTGTTGGCAGTGGATCAATTGCTGGTAACATTGTGGCTTCTAACAGTTTGCCCCCTGCTACAATTGCTCCTCCCAAACCAGCATCCTGGGCTGATATTGccagcaagcctgcaaaacaGCAGCCCAAGCTGAAGACTAAGAATGGCATTGCAGGATCAAATCTTCCACCACCACCCATAAAACATAACATGGATATTGGAACTTGGGATAACAAAGGGCCAGTGGCAAAAAATCCTTCCCAGGCTTTAGTTCAGAATATTGGCCAGCCCCCAGCCCAGATATCTCCCCAACCATTGGGTCAGCAGATGAGTAACAGCCCATCAGCTGTGCAGCCTTCGACTGGACAACCACCTCAACCTTTGCCACCACCACAGACCCCACAACCCACTCAGCTGCCAGTTCAGCAACATGCAGCTCAGCCAGCTCGCTGGGTTGCACCTCGTAACCGTGGAAATGGGTTTGGCCAAAATGGAGTGGATGGTACTACAGTTGGACAGTCTCAGGCTACTTCTGGTTCTACCCCTCGAGAGCCACATCCAGTCTTGGAGAAGTTGAGATCCATCAACAATTACAATCCTAAGGATTTTGACTGGAACCCAAAACATGGCCGGGTTTTCATCATTAAGAGTTATTCTGAAGATGATATCCACCGTTCCATTAAATATAACATCTGGTGCAGTACAGAGCATGGCAATAAGAGACTGGATGCTGCTTACCGCTCAATGAATGGTAAAAGTCCTGTTTACTTACTGTTCAGTGTCAATGGCAGTGGTCATTTCTGCGGAGTTGCAGAAATGAAGTCTGCTGTGGACTACAACACATGTGCAGGTGTGTGGTCCCAGGACAAATGGAAGGGACGCTTTGATGTAAGGTGGGTTTTTGTGAAGGACGTTCCCAATAGCCAACTGCGGCACATTCGCCTAGAGAACAATGAGAATAAACCAGTTACCAACTCCAGGGACACTCAAGAGGTGCCTCTGGAAAAGGCCAAGCAGGTGTTGAAAATCATTGCTACCTACAAGCACACCACTTCTATCTTTGATGACTTCTCACACTATGAAAAacgccaggaggaggaagaaaatgtgaAAAAG